In one Amaranthus tricolor cultivar Red isolate AtriRed21 chromosome 8, ASM2621246v1, whole genome shotgun sequence genomic region, the following are encoded:
- the LOC130821259 gene encoding B3 domain-containing transcription factor FUS3-like, with the protein MMMMEEIDKSHTQKPDTITTFGSNAGSGLLLFNSSTGNGTTHSNSAESTRPSHQQLAVLGCFGEHKIQRKKRMARQRRSSVTLLPFASSHVPTHPLPARVVDPRRLRFLFQKQLQNSDVSSLRRMVLPKKAAESHLPTLETKEGIYISMDDMDGVHVWNFKYRFWPNNNSRMYVLENTGDFVNAHRLQLGDFIMVYQDIINLNYVIQAKKNSQEEIYDDYTAKAVTDYLQVHNFEISRYNQLSWNDPGNMEDINTNTCMSFVYETTSFSNDSPFDFLGESMTNYYSRMGGFDSFGSVDNLSLDEFY; encoded by the exons atgatgatgatggaaGAGATAGATAAATCACATACCCAGAAACCCGACACGATTACGACTTTCGGGTCTAATGCGGGTTCGGGTCTTCTTCTGTTTAACTCGTCTACAGGGAATGGAACAACTCATTCGAACTCGGCTGAGTCAACTAGGCCGAGTCATCAACAGTTGGCTGTGTTGGGTTGTTTTGGTGAACATAAGATTCAGAGGAAGAAAAGAATGGCTAGACAAAGAAGATCATCTGTTACTCTTTTGCCCTTTGCTTCTTCTCACGTGCCAACCCACCCTCTCCCCGCACGT GTTGTTGATCCAAGGAGGTTGAGATTTTTATTCCAAAAGCAACTTCAGAATAGTGATGTCAGCTCCTTGAGGCGGATGGTGCTGCCAAAG AAAGCAGCTGAATCGCACCTTCCGACCCTGGAAACTAAGGAAGGAATATATATTAGCATGGACGATATGGACGGTGTGCATGTATGGAACTTTAAGTACAG GTTTTGGCCTAACAATAACAGCCGGATGTATGTCCTCGAAAACACTG GGGACTTCGTTAATGCACATCGCTTGCAGCTTGGCGACTTCATAATGGTCTACCAAGACATCATTAACCTTAACTAT GTGATTCAAGCCAAGAAGAATTCACAGGAAGAGATATACGACGACTATACAGCTAAAGCCGTTACTGATTACTTGCAAGTTCACAACTTCGAAATAAGTAGGTACAATCAATTGAGCTGGAACGACCCAGGAAACATGGAGGATATAAACACTAACACCTGCATGTCATTTGTTTACGAGACAACAAGCTTCTCGAATGATTCACCTTTCGACTTTCTTGGTGAGTCGATGACAAACTACTACTCAAGGATGGGCGGGTTCGATAGCTTTGGATCTGTTGACAATCTGTCCCTTGACGAATTCTACTAA
- the LOC130821262 gene encoding uncharacterized protein LOC130821262 has translation MADRLLHALLFISFSLLLFISSAVASSDAPFIVAHKKATLKRLKSGAERVLVNIDIYNEGSAAAYDVSLSDDSWPADAFDVTDGKTSSSWERLDVGALVSLSFELEAKVKGKFQGAPAVVKYRVPTKAALQEAFSTPLFPLDILEDRPPDAKFDWVSKLLATYGSLVSVISIVALFVYLVASPSSVAKANKKKR, from the exons ATGGCGGATCGACTTCTCCATGCTTTACTCTTcatctctttttctcttctccTCTTCATCTCATCTGCAGTCGCATCCTCCGACGCTCCATTTATAGTCGCACACAAGAAAGCAACTTTGAAGCGTCTCAAATCTGGTGCTGAACGTGTTCTTGTCAACATCGACATTTACAACGAAGGATCTGC GGCGGCATATGATGTAAGCTTGAGTGATGATAGTTGGCCTGCAGATGCTTTTGATGTCACCGATGGAAAAACGTCATCTTCATGGGAAAGGCTTGACGT TGGTGCCCTTGTTTCGCTCTCTTTTGAGTTGGAAGCCAAAGTGAAAGGGAAGTTCCAAGGTGCTCCGGCTGTTGTCAAATATCGTGTTCCAACTAAAGCTGCTCTTCAG GAAGCATTTTCCACACCATTATTTCCTTTGGATATCCTTGAGGACAGGCCTCCGGACGCTAAGTTTGATTGGGTGAGT AAATTACTGGCTACATATGGTTCTTTAGTCTCAGTTATTTCCATAGTTGCTCTTTTTGTGTACCTTGTTGCGAGTCCTTCAAGTGTTGCCAAAGCAAACAAGAAAAAGCGTTAG
- the LOC130820693 gene encoding UPF0664 stress-induced protein C29B12.11c-like, which produces MAQNPQLFPNGMPVPFYGELFVLARDGVEFEIDKIPGSGKVKTKGTIYLSNVRMVFVASKPAGNFYAFDMPLLHVHGEKFNQPIFQCNNISGHVEPVVPESENRALYSTHSFKILFKEGGCGTFIPLFFNLINSVRQYNQHAAPAPEPRVDPLRAAQTPVDEMMRHAYVDPNDPTKIFLEQPTPESNLRRRTYHSQGDNAM; this is translated from the exons atggctCAAAATCCTCAACTATTTCCCAATGGCATGCCCGTCCCTTTCTATGGCGAATTGTTTGTGTTGGCCAGAGATGGCGTTGAGTTTGAAATCGACAAGATTCCTGG GAGCGGAAAAGTGAAAACAAAGGGGACTATCTACTTGTCTAATGTACGCATGGTTTTTGTTGCTAGCAAACCTGCAGGGAATTTCTATGCATTTGATATGCCTCTG TTGCATGTTCATGGGGAGAAATTCAACCAGCCAATCTTTCAGTGCAACAATATTTCAGGACATGTCGAACCA GTTGTTCCTGAAAGTGAGAATAGGGCTTTGTACTCAACCCACTCGTTCAAAATACTTTTCAAGGAAGGAGGCTGTGGCACGTTTATTCCATTGTTCTTCAACTTAATCAACTCTGTAAGACAGTATAATCAACATGCTGCACCTGCTCCCGAGCCTCGTGTTGATCCATTACGTGCAGCTCAAACTCCTGTAGATGAAATGATGAGACACGC GTATGTTGATCCGAATGATCCAACCAAAATCTTCCTAGAGCAGCCTACACCAGAATCAAATCTCAGGCGGCGTACATACCATTCTCAAGGGGACAACGCCATGTAG
- the LOC130821260 gene encoding histone H2A.Z-specific chaperone CHZ1-like — MELTSMADANDCAEPALPTKRIPDLTTEESPNEPKKPKLDNPDNNGKQTPQPLIEKHQAELDEKLEKPDQNKPTFEEEQEPKLPSNGKPEIDRKGKGILIEEDDEDDDDDDSDSDSDSDDSIAAELSDESDFADDPLAEVDLDNILPSRTRRKIINPGAYLATDLPEEDSDESDDPDA; from the coding sequence ATGGAGCTAACTTCAATGGCGGATGCCAATGATTGCGCCGAACCCGCATTACCCACCAAGCGCATCCCAGATCTGACCACCGAAGAATCCCCCAATGAACCCAAGAAGCCAAAACTTGACAACCCTGACAACAATGGTAAACAAACTCCCCAACCTCTCATAGAAAAACACCAAGCAGAATTGGATGAAAAATTGGAAAAACcagatcaaaataaaccaacatttgaagaagaacaagaaccaAAACTTCCCTCTAATGGGAAACCAGAAATTGACAGAAAAGGTAAGGGTATTCTAATTGAAGAAGACGATGAAgatgacgacgatgatgatTCGGATTCAGATTCGGATTCAGATGATTCAATCGCTGCGGAATTATCAGACGAAAGCGATTTCGCCGATGACCCACTGGCTGAAGTTGATTTAGATAACATCCTTCCCTCGAGAACTCGCCGGAAAATTATTAACCCTGGAGCTTACCTTGCTACTGATCTCCCTGAAGAGGATTCCGATGAGAGTGATGACCCTGATGCTTAG
- the LOC130821263 gene encoding cysteine-rich and transmembrane domain-containing protein WIH2-like, with protein MSYQPVPPNSYPPPGYGTQYPAPTAPPPPGYDGYPPPQGYSGYPPPQGYGGYGQQQHRPDGYQGYFNDGYPPPPPPPPPPPQPYPPTQVYHSGHYHHQEDGCFSFLKGCLAALCCCCVLEECCF; from the exons ATGAGCTATCAGCCAGTTCCCCCAAATTCCTACCCACCTCCAG gGTATGGTACACAATATCCAGCGCCTACAGCACCACCACCACCAGGGTATGATGGATACCCTCCACCTCAAGGGTATAGTGGATATCCTCCACCACAAGGGTATGGCGGATATGGTCAGCAGCAGCACCGACCTGATGGGTATCAGGGATACTTCAATGATGGGTACcctccacctccacctccacctccCCCTCCCCCTCAGCCTTACCCACCTACCCAGGTTTATCACTCTGGACACTACCATCATCAAGAGGATGGTTGTTTCTCTTTTTTGAAAGGATG TTTGGCTGCCCTCTGTTGCTGCTGTGTACTCGAAGAATGCTGCTTCTGA
- the LOC130820990 gene encoding zinc finger protein CONSTANS-LIKE 14-like, producing MNPDCDFCNKNAAVLYCEADSANLCLLCDREIHSANSLSLKHFRIPTYKLSDPNSDSKSVIDGCPSASQLAPIWGITDLVVPSLGDDEKVGVYQQLVNLSKWDLEEGENSAEFGPGTPSLDAVDGSELLLQNTPFTSLLMKEGDTDFVEDGEFLWGFDPDYQATQAWDNQWGKPFDLEEPACTSTGVPENVCEMQSKVLKGSQLRDDTEHPTLGDEVFVTVDNCSVVPYVGNTLDDKSVKPETIDTEQNFQVMEWPYWRNPLSQVDMEQLAENRGKAMQRYKEKKKTRRYEKHIRYESRKARADNRQRVKGRFVKASDDSPDVTM from the exons ATGAACCCAGATTGTGATTTCTGCAACAAAAACGCTGCCGTTTTATACTGTGAAGCTGATTCTGCTAATCTCTGTCTACTATGTGATAGAGAAATTCACTCTGCTAACTCTCTTTCTCTTAAGCATTTTCGGATCCCTACTTACAAACTTTCCGATCCGAATTCTGATTCCAAATCCGTCATTGATGGATGCCCATCTGCTTCTCAGCTGGCACCCATTTGGGGGATTACTGATTTGGTAGTGCCGTCTTTGGGTGATGATGAAAAAGTGGGTGTTTATCAACAGTTGGTGAACTTGAGTAAATGGGATTTAGAGGAAGGTGAAAATAGTGCTGAGTTTGGGCCGGGTACTCCCAGTCTTGATGCGGTTGATGGGTCTGAGTTATTGTTGCAAAATACCCCTTTTACTTCTTTGTTGATGAAGGAAGGGGATACTGATTTTGTTGAAGATGGAGAATTTTTGTGGGGTTTTGACCCTGATTATCAAGCAACTCAG GCATGGGATAATCAGTGGGGAAAACCATTTGATCTTGAAGAACCCGCATGTACGTCAACTGGGGTACCAGAAAATGTGTGTGAGATGCAGTCGAAAGTTCTCAAAGGTTCCCAGTTAAGAGAT GATACCGAACATCCTACATTAGGCGATGAAGTATTTGTGACAGTAGACAACTGCAGCGTAGTCCCTTATGTAGGAAACACACTTGATGATAAATCAGTAAAACCCGAGACCATTGACACCGAACAAAATTTCCAGGTAATGGAATGGCCTTACTGGAGAAACCCGTTGAGTCAAGTCGACATGGAACAGCTAGCAGAAAACCGAGGAAAAGCTATGCAGCGTTACAAGGAAAAGAAGAAAACTCGAAG ATACGAAAAACACATTCGATATGAATCGAGGAAGGCTAGAGCTGATAACCGACAACGTGTGAAGGGTCGATTTGTCAAGGCAAGTGACGACTCCCCGGATGTTACTATGTAG
- the LOC130820692 gene encoding isocitrate dehydrogenase [NAD] regulatory subunit 1, mitochondrial-like codes for MARRSTPSLIKHLIKTSPGQNPTNPWLLCSRSVTYMPRPGDGAPRKVTLIPGDGIGPLVTGAVEQIMEAMHAPVYFEKHEVHGNMKKIPEEVLDSIKRNKICLKGGLATPVGGGVSSLNVQLRKELDLYASLVDCFNLKGLPTRHQNVDIVVIRENTEGEYSGLEHEVVPGVVESLKVITKFCSERIAKYAFEYAYLNNRKTVTAVHKANIMKLADGLFLESCREVAKKYPGIKYNEIIVDNCCMQLVSKPEQFDVMVTPNLYGNLVANTAAGIAGGTGVMPGGNVGAENAVFEQGASAGNVGSYEIVKEKKANPVALLLSSAMMLRHVQFPSFADRLETAVKRVIAEGKYRTPDLGGNSTTQEVVDAIIASLD; via the exons atGGCTCGGAGATCCACTCCATCCCTTATAAAGCACCTCATTAAAACCTCTCCAGGCCAAAACCCCACTAATCCATGGCTTCTATGTTCAAGATCCGTCACCTACATGCCCCGACCCGGAGATGGAGCCCCCCGAAAAGTCACCTTAATTCCGGGTGACGGTATCGGACCTTTGGTAACAGGCGCAGTTGAACAAATCATGGAAGCTATGCACGCCCCAGTTTATTTTGAGAAGCATGAAGTACATGGAAACATGAAGAAGATTCCAGAAGAAGTTTTGGACTCAATTAAGAGGAATAAGATTTGTTTGAAAGGTGGTTTAGCTACTCCCGTGGGTGGTGGTGTCAGTTCTTTGAATGTACAATTGAGAAAAGAGCTTGATTTGTATGCTTCTTTGGTCGATTGTTTTAATCTTAAAGGGTTACCAACCAGACATCAGAATGTTgatattgttgtaattagagaGAATACTGAAGGGGAGTATTCTGGACTTGAACATGAGGTTGTTCCTGGCGTCGTTGAGAGTCTTAAG GTGATAACAAAGTTTTGCTCAGAGCGTATTGCAAAATATGCATTTGAATATGCTTACCTCAATAACAGAAAGACAGTGACTGCTGTACACAAAGCCAACATCATGAAGCTTGCAGATGGTCTTTTCTTGGAGTCTTGTAGAGAAGTTGCTAAGAAATATCCTGGCATCAAGTATAATGAGATCATTGTGGACAATTGTTGCATGCAGCTTGTATCTAAGCCTGAACAGTTTGATGTCATG GTGACACCAAATCTATATGGAAATCTCGTGGCAAATACTGCTGCTGGTATAGCTGGTGGTACAGGAGTAATGCCTGGAG GCAATGTGGGAGCAGAAAACGCTGTATTCGAGCAAGGTGCTTCAGCAGGAAACGTTGGGAGCTATGAAATCGTGAAAGAAAAGAAAGCAAACCCAGTTGCTCTTTTACTCTCTTCTGCAATGATGTTAAGACATGTCCAGTTTCCATCATTTGCTGACCGATTGGAGACTGCCGTAAAAAGAGTGATAGCCGAGGGCAAGTATCGAACACCAGATCTCGGAGGTAACAGCACTACGCAAGAGGTAGTTGATGCCATTATAGCATCTCTAGACTAA